One window of Methanobacterium alkalithermotolerans genomic DNA carries:
- a CDS encoding DUF2283 domain-containing protein: protein MPVKADFEVDYKYDSKVDALFIHVKKDYEYDTSIELDNDIILDFDKKGVPVALELLNASRILKSPKYSLNDIRNIKMSIEVDEKSINLHLQMGVIIHNKNQTQSMDTFTSNDMGIPSIETELASA, encoded by the coding sequence ATGCCCGTTAAGGCAGATTTCGAAGTTGATTACAAATATGATAGCAAGGTAGATGCACTATTTATTCATGTTAAAAAGGACTATGAATATGATACTTCTATTGAACTGGATAATGATATAATACTTGATTTTGATAAAAAAGGTGTTCCAGTAGCTCTTGAATTATTGAATGCTTCACGTATTCTTAAATCTCCTAAATATTCCTTAAATGATATTCGTAATATTAAAATGAGCATTGAAGTGGATGAAAAATCCATTAACCTCCATCTACAAATGGGTGTGATTATTCATAATAAAAACCAAACCCAATCTATGGATACTTTCACCTCTAATGATATGGGCATTCCCAGTATTGAAACGGAACTGGCCAGTGCATAG
- a CDS encoding PD-(D/E)XK nuclease family protein: MKTLFGHIIMNFTSQAENLATEGLNYIISSSADAKMSISRFLGMIDPEMEKNLYFKTQDYGEDGSIPDLVGLDDEGSRTCIIESKFWAGLTENQPINYLKRLDSEKTSILLFLVPSRRLQSIWLELKNRCQEAGIILDKEIRGKSYINAKVSEKNYLAVTDWNSLLAFIEAQLDIMIKLPGQI, encoded by the coding sequence ATGAAAACTTTATTCGGCCATATAATAATGAATTTTACATCGCAGGCAGAGAATCTTGCAACAGAAGGATTGAATTATATTATTTCAAGTTCTGCTGATGCTAAAATGAGTATTTCCCGGTTTTTAGGAATGATTGATCCGGAAATGGAAAAAAACCTATATTTCAAAACCCAGGATTATGGAGAAGATGGTTCCATTCCGGATCTGGTGGGACTAGATGATGAAGGTAGCAGGACATGTATAATTGAATCCAAATTTTGGGCCGGGTTAACTGAAAATCAGCCCATTAATTATTTAAAACGGTTAGATTCTGAAAAAACATCCATCTTATTGTTTCTAGTTCCCTCCCGAAGACTCCAGTCCATCTGGCTGGAACTTAAAAATCGCTGCCAGGAAGCAGGGATTATTCTGGATAAGGAAATTAGAGGTAAATCATATATTAATGCTAAGGTAAGTGAAAAAAATTATCTAGCGGTTACTGACTGGAATTCATTATTAGCTTTTATAGAAGCCCAATTAGATATAATGATCAAGTTACCCGGGCAGATTTAA
- a CDS encoding winged helix-turn-helix domain-containing protein, producing the protein MPIPDYQSIMLPFLKLAGDKKEHSMRNTFEQLANQFQLTEEEKNDLLPSGTQPIFENRVGWARTYLKKAGLVESRKRGYFNITGEGLKVLEQSLDKIDVDFLMQFPDFVKFRAGNKKNVPKKLSGKN; encoded by the coding sequence ATGCCAATACCTGACTATCAATCAATAATGTTGCCTTTTTTAAAGTTAGCAGGTGATAAAAAAGAACATTCCATGAGAAATACCTTCGAACAACTTGCCAATCAATTTCAATTAACTGAAGAAGAAAAAAATGACCTTTTACCCAGTGGTACGCAACCTATATTTGAAAATCGTGTGGGATGGGCAAGAACATACCTGAAAAAAGCAGGGCTGGTTGAATCCCGGAAAAGAGGTTATTTCAATATAACGGGAGAAGGATTGAAAGTTTTAGAGCAAAGCCTAGATAAAATTGATGTTGATTTTCTAATGCAGTTTCCTGATTTTGTGAAGTTTAGAGCAGGTAATAAGAAAAATGTGCCAAAAAAACTATCCGGGAAGAACTAA
- a CDS encoding PH domain-containing protein: MTNEVYKSEISPLFKALNGGLITLFLVIAIFMFLSGEEVRLTVIFLVIIIGLAILFYSGYQIRYELREESLKAKWLFGTKNIEYKKIKDFKAHKIPHTSIRRFGISMLGGRFSNGEIGKFYAIFTSNEGILIETDKSVIYGGKLFISPTDPENFLKQLKKKILENKTAEEI; the protein is encoded by the coding sequence ATGACAAACGAAGTATACAAATCAGAAATATCCCCACTTTTTAAAGCTCTCAATGGAGGATTAATAACCCTCTTTTTAGTTATAGCCATTTTCATGTTTTTATCTGGAGAAGAAGTCCGGCTTACAGTCATCTTTTTGGTTATAATCATCGGCCTAGCCATTCTATTCTACAGCGGCTATCAAATTCGATACGAACTAAGAGAAGAAAGCCTCAAAGCTAAATGGCTTTTTGGAACAAAAAACATAGAATATAAAAAAATTAAAGATTTTAAAGCCCATAAAATTCCCCATACCAGCATCAGAAGATTTGGAATATCCATGCTCGGGGGCCGCTTCTCGAATGGGGAAATCGGGAAGTTTTACGCTATATTCACCAGCAATGAAGGGATACTAATCGAAACAGATAAATCCGTGATTTACGGAGGTAAGCTATTTATATCTCCCACAGATCCTGAAAATTTCTTAAAACAGCTGAAAAAGAAGATATTAGAAAATAAAACTGCAGAGGAAATATAA
- a CDS encoding restriction endonuclease: MIKNIKNCSPEFFEKLVVDLLLNMGYGGSRKDAGEAIGKSNDGGIDGIINEDKLGLDTIYIQAKRWENTVSRPEIQKFAGALQGQKAKKGVFLTTSNFSKGALEYASIIDSKVVLIDGNRLAQLMIDHDIGVSKQKSYDIKKIDSDYFSEE, from the coding sequence TTGATTAAAAATATTAAAAATTGTTCTCCTGAATTTTTTGAAAAGCTGGTGGTTGATTTATTATTAAATATGGGTTATGGTGGTTCCCGTAAAGATGCCGGGGAAGCCATTGGCAAAAGTAATGATGGTGGAATCGATGGTATTATCAATGAAGATAAGTTGGGACTGGATACCATTTATATCCAGGCTAAAAGATGGGAAAATACGGTTTCGAGACCAGAGATACAAAAATTTGCCGGAGCACTACAGGGACAGAAAGCCAAAAAAGGCGTATTCCTGACCACATCCAATTTCTCCAAAGGAGCCCTAGAATACGCTTCCATAATTGATAGTAAAGTAGTCTTAATAGATGGAAATAGATTGGCCCAACTCATGATTGACCATGATATAGGGGTTTCTAAACAAAAATCCTATGATATTAAAAAAATTGACAGCGATTATTTCTCCGAAGAATAA